The following proteins are encoded in a genomic region of Chryseobacterium cucumeris:
- a CDS encoding cation:dicarboxylate symporter family transporter, with product MMKTVKQKTFTDSYLRNLTLYVFTAIICGALTGYYFPEVGKQLEKVSSYFFMLLEVLIIPVIFIAVTYGVSYIFSTKNAFKIVIQMVLYFLIITSISIVLGIGSGLLLKPGANTGIIISSHKALPERFLTTASNPLHISNYVLFLFISISAGVVIGISKKRNNIFKALDAGRNLFFRLIKYVYLFLPIVIFCNIAYGISVYGINTLLPLSKIVATVYLTSVFFIFGILGIVTAYFKINLWEFLISIKEEIILVVATSSSKMAFPMIFDKMESQGYDRKILRLIIPLGYNFNLAGACIYLSISCIFLVQLYNISLTPMDYFWLFITISIASKTASGVPGSGFLALMFTLSRFGKIPTTDLALLYSVDRFMNEARSVTNFIGISVSAAIISKLNQNSISLKNDVS from the coding sequence ATGATGAAAACTGTTAAGCAAAAAACATTTACAGACTCCTATTTAAGAAACCTTACCCTGTATGTTTTCACGGCTATTATCTGTGGCGCATTAACGGGTTATTATTTTCCGGAAGTCGGTAAACAGCTGGAAAAGGTAAGCAGTTACTTTTTTATGCTTCTTGAAGTGTTGATCATTCCTGTTATTTTCATTGCGGTGACCTATGGCGTAAGCTATATTTTCAGCACTAAAAATGCTTTTAAAATTGTAATCCAGATGGTTCTGTATTTTTTAATCATCACTTCCATAAGCATTGTATTGGGAATCGGGTCCGGTCTTCTTTTAAAGCCGGGAGCCAACACGGGAATTATTATTTCTTCGCACAAGGCACTTCCGGAAAGATTTTTAACAACGGCCAGCAACCCACTGCATATCAGCAACTATGTACTTTTTCTTTTCATATCCATATCTGCGGGAGTTGTGATTGGTATTTCGAAGAAGAGAAATAACATCTTTAAAGCTTTAGACGCAGGAAGAAATTTGTTTTTCAGGCTCATCAAATATGTGTATCTGTTTCTGCCAATAGTCATTTTCTGTAACATCGCTTATGGCATTTCGGTATATGGAATCAATACTTTGCTGCCTTTAAGTAAAATTGTGGCCACCGTGTATCTTACCAGTGTATTTTTTATTTTCGGAATATTAGGGATTGTAACGGCTTACTTTAAAATCAACCTCTGGGAATTTTTAATCAGTATCAAAGAAGAAATTATTCTGGTAGTAGCCACTTCTTCTTCCAAGATGGCATTCCCTATGATTTTTGATAAAATGGAATCTCAGGGTTATGACCGGAAGATTCTTCGTCTTATTATTCCTCTCGGGTACAATTTTAATCTGGCAGGAGCTTGTATTTATCTTTCTATTTCATGTATTTTCCTCGTTCAGCTTTACAATATTTCCCTTACGCCAATGGATTATTTCTGGCTTTTTATCACCATTTCCATTGCTTCCAAAACAGCTTCGGGAGTACCGGGATCAGGCTTCCTTGCGCTGATGTTTACCCTAAGCAGGTTTGGAAAAATTCCTACCACAGATCTTGCGCTGTTGTACAGTGTAGACCGCTTTATGAACGAAGCCAGATCTGTGACCAATTTCATCGGCATTTCGGTTTCCGCTGCCATTATTTCAAAACTTAATCAAAATTCTATTTCCTTAAAAAATGATGTTTCCTGA
- a CDS encoding TerC family protein, whose amino-acid sequence MMFPDFTHLFNDILENPAKSIAIIGNLILIESLLSVDNAAVLATIVMDLPEHQRKKALKYGILGAYVFRGLALIFASVLISVWWLKPLGGLYLIYISADWFIKKIKNTNDEENPEENPNKESSWLYKNSIGLLGQFWATVAIVEVMDLAFSIDNVFAAVAFSDNLLLITLGVFIGILAMRFIAQWFVRLMQVFPFLETAAFIVIAILGIKLSLSLYEHFYPANAFAHFLGSHTMEILVSAITVLLFVVPVATSYLLGFPARKK is encoded by the coding sequence ATGATGTTTCCTGATTTTACACACCTTTTCAATGACATATTAGAAAACCCTGCAAAATCGATAGCCATTATCGGCAATCTGATCCTTATCGAAAGCCTTCTCTCCGTAGACAATGCGGCCGTATTGGCAACCATCGTCATGGACCTGCCCGAACATCAAAGAAAAAAAGCCCTGAAATATGGGATTCTTGGAGCTTATGTATTTCGCGGGCTTGCTCTTATTTTTGCTTCCGTCCTGATTTCCGTATGGTGGCTGAAACCACTGGGAGGATTATATCTGATTTATATTTCTGCTGACTGGTTTATCAAAAAAATAAAAAACACAAATGATGAAGAAAATCCTGAGGAAAACCCCAACAAAGAATCCAGCTGGCTGTATAAAAATTCGATCGGGCTGCTGGGCCAGTTCTGGGCAACGGTTGCTATTGTGGAAGTAATGGATCTTGCTTTCTCCATAGATAATGTTTTTGCGGCAGTCGCTTTTTCAGACAATTTACTTCTGATTACGTTGGGGGTTTTTATTGGAATTTTAGCGATGAGATTTATTGCGCAGTGGTTTGTCCGTTTGATGCAGGTATTTCCTTTTCTGGAAACGGCAGCTTTTATTGTCATTGCTATTTTAGGAATTAAATTAAGCCTGTCCTTATACGAGCACTTCTACCCTGCTAATGCATTCGCTCATTTCTTAGGCAGCCATACCATGGAAATTTTAGTTTCCGCCATTACCGTTCTGTTGTTTGTAGTGCCTGTAGCCACCAGTTATCTTTTGGGATTTCCGGCCCGCAAAAAATAA
- the groES gene encoding co-chaperone GroES: protein MSVNFKPLADRVLVEPIAAETKTASGIIIPDTAKEKPQEGTVVAVGPGKKDEPTTVQVGDKVLYGKYSGSELKLEGKDYLIVREADLLGIIG from the coding sequence ATGTCAGTAAACTTTAAACCATTGGCAGACAGAGTTCTGGTAGAGCCAATCGCAGCAGAAACTAAAACAGCTTCAGGAATCATTATCCCGGACACTGCAAAGGAAAAGCCGCAAGAAGGTACTGTAGTAGCAGTAGGTCCTGGTAAAAAAGACGAGCCTACAACGGTTCAGGTAGGTGACAAAGTACTTTATGGTAAATATTCAGGTTCTGAATTGAAGTTGGAAGGTAAAGATTATTTGATCGTAAGAGAAGCTGATTTATTGGGAATTATTGGCTAA
- the groL gene encoding chaperonin GroEL (60 kDa chaperone family; promotes refolding of misfolded polypeptides especially under stressful conditions; forms two stacked rings of heptamers to form a barrel-shaped 14mer; ends can be capped by GroES; misfolded proteins enter the barrel where they are refolded when GroES binds), with the protein MAKEIKFDIESRDALKRGVDALANAVKVTLGPKGRNVVIEKSFGAPHVTKDGVSVAKEIELEDKVENMGAQMVKEVASKTNDIAGDGTTTATVLAQAIVREGLKNVAAGANPMDLKRGIDKAVTAVVENLKSQSQEVGDSSEKIKQVASISANNDDTIGSLIAEAFGKVGKEGVITVEEAKGTDTTVDVVEGMQFDRGYQSPYFVTNPEKMLAELENPYILLVEKKISSMKELLPVLEPIAQGGKSLLIISEEVEGEALATLVVNKLRGSLKIAAVKAPGFGDRRKAMLEDIAILTGGQVISEEQGFTMENISLDMLGTAEKVTIDKDNTTVVNGGGDEAKIKGRVAQIKAQMETTTSDYDREKLQERLAKLAGGVAVLYVGAASEVEMKEKKDRVDDALHATRAAVEEGIVAGGGVALVRAISALDNLSGSNADETTGIKIVKRAIEEPLRQIVANAGGEGSVIVAKVAEGSGDFGYNAKTDEYVHMLEAGIIDPTKVTRVALENAASVSGMLLTTECVITEVKSAEPAMPMGGGMPGMM; encoded by the coding sequence ATGGCAAAAGAAATAAAATTCGATATTGAATCAAGAGACGCTCTAAAAAGAGGGGTTGATGCATTAGCAAATGCAGTAAAAGTAACTTTAGGTCCTAAAGGGAGAAACGTAGTAATCGAAAAATCTTTCGGTGCTCCACACGTAACTAAGGACGGTGTTTCTGTAGCAAAAGAAATCGAACTTGAAGATAAGGTAGAAAACATGGGAGCTCAGATGGTAAAAGAAGTAGCTTCCAAAACCAACGATATCGCAGGAGACGGTACTACTACCGCTACTGTATTGGCACAGGCTATCGTAAGAGAAGGTCTTAAGAACGTAGCTGCCGGTGCTAACCCAATGGATCTTAAAAGAGGGATCGACAAAGCGGTAACTGCTGTTGTGGAAAACCTTAAATCTCAATCTCAGGAGGTTGGAGATTCTTCAGAAAAAATCAAGCAGGTTGCTTCTATCTCTGCCAACAACGATGATACCATCGGTTCTTTAATCGCTGAAGCGTTCGGAAAAGTAGGTAAAGAAGGAGTAATCACTGTAGAGGAAGCTAAAGGTACTGATACAACCGTAGACGTTGTAGAAGGTATGCAGTTCGACAGAGGATACCAGTCACCTTACTTCGTGACGAACCCTGAGAAAATGTTAGCTGAACTTGAAAACCCATATATCCTTTTAGTAGAGAAGAAAATTTCTTCAATGAAAGAATTGTTACCAGTTCTTGAGCCAATTGCACAAGGTGGTAAGTCTTTATTGATCATCTCTGAAGAAGTTGAAGGTGAAGCTTTAGCTACTTTGGTAGTAAACAAACTAAGAGGTTCTCTTAAAATTGCTGCTGTAAAAGCTCCAGGATTCGGAGACAGAAGAAAAGCAATGTTAGAAGATATCGCTATCCTTACAGGTGGACAGGTGATCTCTGAAGAGCAAGGTTTCACTATGGAAAACATCTCTTTAGATATGCTTGGAACTGCTGAGAAAGTAACGATCGACAAAGACAACACTACAGTTGTAAACGGTGGTGGTGACGAAGCGAAAATCAAAGGAAGAGTAGCTCAGATCAAAGCTCAGATGGAAACTACAACTTCTGACTACGACAGAGAAAAACTTCAGGAAAGATTAGCTAAGTTAGCTGGTGGTGTGGCTGTACTTTATGTAGGTGCTGCTTCTGAAGTAGAAATGAAAGAGAAAAAAGACAGAGTAGATGATGCTCTACACGCTACAAGAGCTGCTGTAGAAGAAGGTATCGTTGCAGGTGGTGGTGTTGCTTTGGTAAGAGCCATCTCTGCGCTTGACAATCTTTCAGGATCTAACGCTGATGAAACTACAGGGATCAAGATCGTGAAAAGAGCCATCGAAGAGCCATTAAGACAAATCGTTGCCAACGCAGGTGGTGAAGGTTCTGTAATCGTTGCTAAAGTAGCAGAAGGATCAGGAGACTTCGGATACAACGCGAAAACTGACGAGTATGTTCACATGCTTGAAGCAGGTATCATTGACCCAACTAAAGTAACAAGAGTTGCCCTTGAAAACGCAGCTTCTGTATCTGGAATGCTTTTAACAACTGAATGTGTTATCACTGAAGTGAAGAGCGCTGAACCAGCTATGCCAATGGGTGGTGGAATGCCAGGAATGATGTAA
- a CDS encoding AIPR family protein, with the protein MQVEPIINARFKQFRQKNELENVQDGIAFEKFVNYTIFTLHHPDAFSADTESLEFVSVGGASDMGIDGLAIKVEDIIVKTKNEIDDIIKFNRNKRINVEFIFIQSKYKTHFDKGELNNFVDGVRDFLSDEHHFPMNDNIRDCLELKEYLLSDEITIMWDNNPNIILYYVGMGRWKNPADLVGIANQFGKDISHLNIYNFESNNFKFIDSNELKNIYDSIQNTFSATIDTRHSMPLTDVNDVSNSCLSIVYGSELIKLISTDDGIIRKSLFNDNVRDFQGLNPVNLEIENTVKDSPEKFIILNNGITIVCDEYKQNNTKLTIFNPQIVNGCQTSHIIYECYKKNLDLSKVPISIRVISTTDEEIVNDIVRGTNRQNIVLEEAFESTKKFHKDLEEFFTVVSPEYETIYYERRSKQYQHNPIIKQTQKVNLRILTQYYLGVFLNKPHISHRHESILLKENKDDIFQDYHSKLPYFTLAYLFIKFENFLRQNTVPRIVRTYKSHILMMLRQTVMGYLPSQNKETEVDKSCNKLLIVLKDNQQFEKLVNDSIKLFTDSLEKWETVLGKSRRGTKDVEAFTLHLINEVNSLIKGGEKSIQLQDQNIINSSEKVYLGKIIAVIRDKYGDYYGFIEKNPNNIFVHSKDNKNFTFNNLKGRKVMYKIIYDEKSKLDNTKEKAVIEKIV; encoded by the coding sequence ATGCAAGTAGAACCAATAATTAACGCAAGATTCAAACAATTCAGACAGAAAAATGAATTAGAAAATGTACAAGACGGAATAGCTTTTGAAAAATTTGTAAACTATACAATATTTACATTGCACCATCCAGATGCCTTTAGTGCTGATACAGAATCACTAGAATTCGTGAGTGTAGGTGGAGCAAGTGATATGGGTATTGATGGGCTTGCAATTAAAGTTGAAGATATAATTGTAAAAACAAAAAACGAAATTGATGATATAATAAAATTTAATCGTAACAAAAGAATTAATGTAGAATTTATTTTTATCCAATCAAAATATAAAACACACTTTGATAAAGGAGAGCTTAATAATTTTGTTGATGGAGTTAGAGATTTTCTATCGGACGAACATCATTTTCCAATGAATGATAATATTAGAGACTGTCTTGAACTTAAAGAGTATTTACTTAGTGATGAAATTACTATAATGTGGGATAACAATCCAAATATTATCCTTTATTACGTAGGAATGGGCAGATGGAAAAATCCAGCAGATTTAGTAGGTATTGCAAACCAATTTGGGAAAGATATATCTCATCTTAATATTTATAATTTTGAATCAAACAATTTTAAATTCATAGACAGTAATGAATTAAAAAACATTTACGATAGTATTCAAAATACTTTTAGCGCTACAATTGACACTAGACATTCTATGCCATTAACAGATGTAAATGATGTTTCAAACTCTTGTCTTTCGATTGTTTATGGAAGTGAACTAATAAAATTAATCTCTACAGATGATGGAATAATTCGCAAGTCACTTTTCAATGATAATGTTCGAGACTTTCAGGGACTAAATCCAGTTAATCTCGAAATAGAAAACACAGTAAAGGATAGTCCAGAAAAGTTTATTATTTTAAATAATGGGATAACAATTGTTTGTGATGAATATAAACAAAACAATACTAAATTAACAATTTTCAACCCTCAAATTGTTAATGGATGCCAGACAAGTCATATTATTTATGAATGTTATAAAAAGAATCTAGACTTATCAAAAGTTCCTATATCTATTCGTGTAATTAGCACAACTGATGAAGAAATTGTAAATGATATTGTCAGAGGTACAAATAGGCAAAATATTGTTCTTGAGGAAGCCTTTGAAAGTACAAAAAAATTCCATAAAGATCTAGAAGAGTTCTTTACAGTAGTTTCACCAGAGTACGAAACAATTTATTATGAAAGGAGGTCTAAACAATATCAACATAATCCTATTATTAAACAAACACAAAAAGTAAACTTAAGAATACTAACGCAATATTATCTGGGAGTTTTTCTTAATAAACCACATATTTCACATAGACATGAATCAATATTATTAAAAGAAAATAAAGATGATATTTTTCAAGACTATCATTCTAAATTACCTTATTTCACATTAGCATATCTTTTCATAAAGTTTGAAAATTTTTTAAGACAAAATACTGTACCTAGAATAGTAAGAACTTATAAGTCACATATATTAATGATGTTAAGACAAACTGTTATGGGGTACCTTCCCTCTCAAAATAAAGAAACAGAGGTTGATAAATCTTGTAACAAGCTACTCATTGTTCTTAAAGACAATCAACAATTTGAGAAATTAGTAAATGATAGCATTAAATTATTTACCGATTCGCTGGAAAAATGGGAAACCGTACTTGGAAAATCTAGAAGGGGAACAAAAGATGTTGAAGCTTTTACATTGCATCTTATAAATGAGGTTAACAGTTTAATAAAGGGAGGTGAAAAATCCATACAACTACAAGATCAAAATATTATAAATTCATCTGAAAAAGTATATTTAGGTAAAATCATTGCCGTTATTCGAGATAAGTATGGAGATTATTATGGCTTTATTGAAAAAAATCCCAATAATATTTTTGTACATTCAAAAGACAATAAAAATTTCACTTTCAACAATTTAAAAGGTAGAAAAGTAATGTACAAAATCATTTATGATGAAAAATCTAAATTAGATAATACAAAGGAAAAGGCTGTAATTGAAAAGATTGTTTAA
- a CDS encoding helix-turn-helix domain-containing protein, producing MQNKKIHQGRNIKRFREMLGVKQEALAFDLGEDWNQKKISLLEQKETVEDPLLKRISEVLKIPVEAFQNFDEEEAVNVIANTFGDHSIGYQKNDNPIFNPIEQVLKLHEEKIELYERMLKEKDEMMARLEQLIQK from the coding sequence ATGCAAAACAAAAAAATACATCAGGGGAGAAATATCAAGCGTTTTCGGGAGATGTTGGGCGTCAAGCAGGAGGCTTTGGCTTTTGATCTTGGTGAAGACTGGAACCAGAAGAAGATTTCGCTTCTGGAGCAGAAAGAAACTGTTGAAGATCCTTTGCTGAAAAGGATTTCTGAGGTATTGAAAATTCCTGTGGAAGCTTTCCAGAATTTTGATGAGGAAGAAGCTGTAAATGTAATTGCCAATACTTTTGGCGATCACAGTATTGGATATCAGAAAAATGATAATCCTATTTTCAATCCTATTGAGCAGGTACTAAAATTACACGAAGAAAAAATTGAGTTGTACGAAAGAATGTTGAAAGAAAAAGATGAAATGATGGCCAGGCTGGAGCAGTTGATTCAGAAATAA
- a CDS encoding CBS domain-containing protein gives MKQRVPISQIMTKDLITLNLTQSLYEAENLFKKNKIRHIPVVENQKLLGVLSYSDLLKISYADVEQSDDTEDIPVSAVVYDVFTISQVMTKAPLTVNPETTIKEVAEILSEHSFHSVPVVENDQLKGIVTTTDILKYLLQQY, from the coding sequence ATGAAACAAAGAGTTCCAATTTCCCAAATTATGACTAAAGACCTGATTACACTCAATCTTACACAATCATTGTATGAGGCTGAAAATTTATTTAAAAAAAATAAAATCAGGCATATTCCGGTTGTCGAAAATCAAAAGTTATTAGGCGTATTAAGTTATAGTGATTTATTAAAAATCAGCTATGCGGATGTAGAACAATCGGATGATACGGAAGATATTCCAGTGTCAGCAGTGGTATACGACGTATTTACTATTTCGCAGGTGATGACAAAAGCTCCTCTCACTGTAAATCCTGAGACTACCATAAAAGAGGTAGCAGAGATTTTATCCGAACATAGTTTTCATTCTGTTCCGGTGGTAGAAAATGACCAGCTAAAAGGTATTGTGACTACTACAGATATTTTAAAGTATTTATTGCAGCAGTATTAA
- a CDS encoding T9SS C-terminal target domain-containing protein, whose protein sequence is MKTKLLFLSFLGSLLAHAQTLQFKTLANMSAGRGAISSVIVDDNIYVSNGYQESGGMTNYIEKYNITDNKWSVLNATISPKKFANSETYNNKMYIFNGWGNSHLEIVDLETLKVTKGAVNRSYTGNAGSAIHNGKIYVFGGSGLNGAATTAFSNRFQYYDIASDTWHPLPDMPTAREAKGKIVNDKLYVIGGFNGTSSRLINIYDINTNRWTDQITMPAGISGHSLAVSGDKIFIAGGYNNQTFMAYFDTATHKFHQLSSNMIPRRHAAAEVYNNKLYIIGGSTTSVTKSAIKSTQAADISESALSSNTANEDRETKTRVYTNASRDGFIISNKNNSNQFEFTVYSLDGEVINRGFAYYNRNIDLSKVQRGTYIFSFKDEKGVLQKIKIVR, encoded by the coding sequence TTGAAAACAAAATTATTATTCCTTTCATTTTTGGGCTCACTGCTCGCCCATGCACAAACACTTCAATTTAAAACGCTCGCCAATATGTCTGCAGGAAGAGGAGCTATATCCAGTGTCATTGTAGATGATAATATCTATGTGAGCAACGGATATCAGGAAAGCGGAGGTATGACCAATTATATTGAAAAATACAATATTACAGACAACAAATGGAGTGTTCTCAATGCAACTATCAGCCCTAAAAAATTTGCTAATTCGGAGACTTACAATAATAAAATGTATATTTTTAACGGTTGGGGAAACAGCCATCTTGAAATTGTAGATCTTGAAACCCTGAAAGTAACGAAGGGAGCTGTGAACCGTTCGTATACAGGAAATGCAGGTTCTGCCATCCATAACGGGAAAATATATGTGTTCGGCGGAAGCGGACTGAACGGCGCTGCAACCACTGCATTTTCCAACAGATTCCAATATTATGATATTGCTTCAGATACCTGGCATCCCTTACCGGATATGCCCACCGCCAGAGAAGCAAAGGGAAAAATTGTGAATGATAAATTGTATGTCATTGGCGGTTTCAACGGTACCTCATCCCGCCTGATCAATATCTACGACATCAATACCAATCGCTGGACCGATCAGATTACGATGCCAGCCGGGATATCAGGACATTCATTAGCGGTATCCGGTGATAAGATTTTCATTGCAGGAGGCTATAATAATCAGACGTTTATGGCCTACTTTGATACCGCAACCCATAAATTCCACCAGCTGTCATCCAATATGATTCCCAGAAGACATGCTGCAGCAGAAGTATACAACAATAAATTATACATCATCGGCGGAAGTACAACGTCTGTAACCAAATCAGCTATTAAAAGTACACAGGCGGCTGATATTTCTGAAAGTGCCCTCTCTTCCAATACAGCCAATGAAGACCGTGAGACCAAAACAAGAGTCTATACCAATGCATCCAGAGACGGTTTTATCATCAGCAATAAAAATAACAGCAATCAGTTTGAATTTACCGTCTACTCTTTAGATGGAGAAGTGATCAACAGGGGCTTTGCCTACTATAACAGAAATATAGATTTATCCAAAGTACAAAGAGGAACTTATATTTTCAGCTTTAAAGATGAGAAAGGGGTTTTACAGAAGATTAAAATTGTAAGATGA
- a CDS encoding YegJ family protein yields the protein MRCKYPIYLLLSLIVLSCQRKDQVVKRDNEPDIHILQGEDTEMNTAIENAKKSLYKFKEAIESRNPDYYNFALKERFNTAGSGGEHIWISEVQYSDDKFYGIVDGDPISTTEVKLGDTIEINPHNITDWMYIDKNIVKGGYTTRVLRKRMSQKEREQMDKENGFTFENE from the coding sequence ATGCGCTGCAAATATCCAATCTATCTACTTCTAAGCCTTATCGTATTAAGCTGCCAAAGAAAAGATCAAGTTGTAAAAAGAGATAATGAGCCCGATATTCATATTCTGCAGGGAGAAGACACCGAAATGAATACTGCGATAGAAAATGCCAAAAAATCATTATATAAGTTCAAAGAAGCAATAGAAAGCCGCAATCCGGATTACTACAATTTTGCACTGAAAGAAAGATTTAACACCGCAGGTTCCGGAGGCGAGCATATCTGGATAAGTGAAGTTCAATATTCTGATGATAAATTCTATGGAATTGTAGATGGAGATCCCATATCAACAACAGAAGTAAAACTGGGAGATACTATTGAGATTAATCCACACAATATTACAGATTGGATGTATATCGACAAAAATATTGTGAAAGGAGGTTATACTACCAGAGTTTTAAGAAAAAGAATGTCACAAAAAGAACGTGAACAAATGGACAAAGAAAATGGGTTTACATTTGAAAATGAGTAA
- a CDS encoding DUF2461 domain-containing protein, protein MKKAFEFLTHLKENNNREWFAKHKSEYDAIVKENKVLFTQIYNELQEHDQLKGMHIFRIYNDVRFSKNKTPYKTNFGVGYSRSKPMLRGGYYIQLEPGNSFVGGGFWGPEAKDLLRIRKEFEISSKEIEKIIADKTFIQYFGELKGDAVKTAPRGFDKNHPAIDLIRKKQFLVMREFTDKEVLSDSFQKEAIQTLLAMRPFFDYMSEVLTTDLNGELLY, encoded by the coding sequence ATGAAAAAAGCATTTGAGTTTCTCACCCATTTAAAAGAAAATAACAACCGGGAATGGTTCGCAAAGCACAAATCTGAATATGATGCCATTGTAAAGGAAAATAAAGTTTTATTTACTCAGATCTACAATGAACTTCAGGAGCATGATCAGCTTAAAGGAATGCATATTTTCAGGATTTATAATGACGTCCGTTTTTCCAAAAACAAAACACCCTATAAAACCAATTTTGGAGTGGGATATTCCCGTTCGAAGCCCATGCTGAGAGGTGGATATTATATTCAGCTGGAACCGGGCAACAGTTTTGTAGGTGGTGGATTCTGGGGGCCTGAAGCCAAAGATTTACTTCGCATCCGTAAAGAATTTGAAATCAGCAGCAAAGAAATTGAAAAAATTATCGCTGATAAAACTTTTATACAATATTTCGGAGAACTTAAAGGAGACGCTGTAAAAACAGCACCGCGGGGTTTTGATAAAAATCATCCGGCTATAGATTTAATCCGAAAAAAACAATTCCTGGTGATGCGGGAATTTACAGATAAGGAGGTTCTGTCAGACAGCTTTCAGAAGGAAGCCATCCAGACCTTGCTGGCAATGCGTCCTTTTTTTGATTATATGAGTGAAGTGCTGACAACGGATCTCAATGGAGAGCTTTTGTATTAA